One window of the Salvia miltiorrhiza cultivar Shanhuang (shh) chromosome 6, IMPLAD_Smil_shh, whole genome shotgun sequence genome contains the following:
- the LOC130988792 gene encoding uncharacterized protein LOC130988792 isoform X1, with protein sequence MPRPVTQVCSDHYEKWMARCREGRGREIYVKASGGLREYDDFARVDNVSQEFTTGDIDLYFLSLRNRLRASADLLDDVDMNNTIILDTDWFIYLQGEWDALLEKWARSEFTPEEYHILTHGAVADGWQPRIDWLCQIRGKAVKGHELPPGHIGWMDATQVLMPVIIGHHFVLCRIRLGELVCEVYDPVFHKLSPRQQDGRVGELLPLLRLLPIVLQLARWLDDTSIDSTVAKEKYPLMTAVFAPAEVQFHQQDSVSCGPFVCMYAERLISGSPSIEWGNHNVAAYRAKIARSIFSLCETRTHRITRLGFA encoded by the exons atgCCACGTCCAGTGACACAAGTCTGCAGTGACCATTATGAGAAGTGGATGGCTAGGTGTCGAGAGGGTAGGGGTCGTGAGATTTATGTCAAGGCAAGTGGTGGTTTGCGGGAGTACGACGACTTCGCGCGGGTGGATAATGTCAGCCAGGAATTCACAACTGGG GATATTGACTTGTATTTCTTAAGCTTGAGAAATAGACTTCGAGCTTCAGCAGATTTACTGGATGACGTAGATATGAATAACACAATCATATTAGACACGGATTGGTTT ATATACCTCCAGGGCGAGTGGGACGCTCTATTGGAGAAGTGGGCAAGAAGTGAGTTTACTCCAGAGGAGTATCATATATTGACGCATGGAGCAGTAGCTGATGGTTGGCAGCCCCGGATAGACTGGCTCTGCCAAATACGTGGAAAAGCCGTTAAGGGCCATGAACTTCCTCCTGGTCATATAGGATGGATGGATGCCACACAG GTTCTCATGCCAGTCATAATTGGCCACCATTTTGTCCTATGTCGGATCCGGTTAGGAGAATTGGTTTGCGAGGTCTATGACCCAGTATTCCACAAGCTATCACCTCGACAGCAGGATGGTCGAGTTGGTGAACTACTGCCTTTACTGAGATTGTTGCCAATTGTCCTTCAGTTGGCGAGGTGGCTAGACGACACATCCATTGATTCGACAGTGGCAAAGGAGAAGTACCCACTTATGACGGCGGTGTTTGCTCCAGCGGAGGTTCAGTTTCACCAGCAGGACTCTGTCAGCTGCGGGCCTTTCGTCTGCATGTATGCAGAACGACTGATATCTGGCTCTCCATCCATTGAGTGGGGTAACCACAACGTGGCGGCATACAGGGCCAAGATTGCTAGATCTATATTTTCGTTGTGTGAAactaggacacatcgtatcacTAGACTTGGTTTTGCATAG
- the LOC130988792 gene encoding uncharacterized protein LOC130988792 isoform X2 has protein sequence MPRPVTQVCSDHYEKWMARCREGRGREIYVKASGGLREYDDFARVDNVSQEFTTGDIDLYFLSLRNRLRASADLLDDVDMNNTIILDTDWFGEWDALLEKWARSEFTPEEYHILTHGAVADGWQPRIDWLCQIRGKAVKGHELPPGHIGWMDATQVLMPVIIGHHFVLCRIRLGELVCEVYDPVFHKLSPRQQDGRVGELLPLLRLLPIVLQLARWLDDTSIDSTVAKEKYPLMTAVFAPAEVQFHQQDSVSCGPFVCMYAERLISGSPSIEWGNHNVAAYRAKIARSIFSLCETRTHRITRLGFA, from the exons atgCCACGTCCAGTGACACAAGTCTGCAGTGACCATTATGAGAAGTGGATGGCTAGGTGTCGAGAGGGTAGGGGTCGTGAGATTTATGTCAAGGCAAGTGGTGGTTTGCGGGAGTACGACGACTTCGCGCGGGTGGATAATGTCAGCCAGGAATTCACAACTGGG GATATTGACTTGTATTTCTTAAGCTTGAGAAATAGACTTCGAGCTTCAGCAGATTTACTGGATGACGTAGATATGAATAACACAATCATATTAGACACGGATTGGTTT GGCGAGTGGGACGCTCTATTGGAGAAGTGGGCAAGAAGTGAGTTTACTCCAGAGGAGTATCATATATTGACGCATGGAGCAGTAGCTGATGGTTGGCAGCCCCGGATAGACTGGCTCTGCCAAATACGTGGAAAAGCCGTTAAGGGCCATGAACTTCCTCCTGGTCATATAGGATGGATGGATGCCACACAG GTTCTCATGCCAGTCATAATTGGCCACCATTTTGTCCTATGTCGGATCCGGTTAGGAGAATTGGTTTGCGAGGTCTATGACCCAGTATTCCACAAGCTATCACCTCGACAGCAGGATGGTCGAGTTGGTGAACTACTGCCTTTACTGAGATTGTTGCCAATTGTCCTTCAGTTGGCGAGGTGGCTAGACGACACATCCATTGATTCGACAGTGGCAAAGGAGAAGTACCCACTTATGACGGCGGTGTTTGCTCCAGCGGAGGTTCAGTTTCACCAGCAGGACTCTGTCAGCTGCGGGCCTTTCGTCTGCATGTATGCAGAACGACTGATATCTGGCTCTCCATCCATTGAGTGGGGTAACCACAACGTGGCGGCATACAGGGCCAAGATTGCTAGATCTATATTTTCGTTGTGTGAAactaggacacatcgtatcacTAGACTTGGTTTTGCATAG